From a region of the Lentilactobacillus curieae genome:
- a CDS encoding CynX/NimT family MFS transporter — protein MSNSRKGINFTFMIFMLSANLRLAITGIPPLVSTIQSSLGLTNGQMGILTTIPLLCFAFLSILVSRLINRIGTSATLQIALLLLVISNTLRVYTTWSLFAGTILVGVAIAMLNVLMPTLIIEWHPEQSAKLNGIYTSSLSLLSAVAGAIAVPIAKSVGWQFTIQIFSIPAVLAFICWLFVGKKPEWHPTNNKDVAKEDRPKHWQKPEIWMLAMFMGMQSFIFYTLVAWVPSVLTSHGISASVAGLLFGVFQLAGVPFAYFVPRATQSKTGLITLMTLLFIGYLSGMGILTFGGSNVILQVIACALIGITTSASFSLSLTMISVISDTPQDAGTIGGMVQAAGYLLASIGPTLIGVLEGTFGGWTPAMLILMSLSVITIAIGFVMIRAVGRRVS, from the coding sequence ATGAGTAATTCAAGAAAAGGGATTAACTTTACATTTATGATTTTCATGTTGTCGGCCAACTTAAGGCTGGCAATCACAGGAATTCCGCCACTGGTTAGTACGATTCAGTCTTCACTTGGACTAACGAATGGCCAGATGGGGATATTAACCACGATTCCGCTTCTGTGTTTTGCATTTCTATCAATTTTAGTTTCCAGGTTGATCAACCGGATTGGAACTAGTGCAACCCTACAAATTGCGCTGCTATTACTGGTAATTTCTAATACGCTAAGGGTATATACGACCTGGAGCTTGTTTGCAGGGACGATTTTAGTTGGGGTAGCGATTGCGATGCTTAATGTTTTGATGCCAACGCTAATTATTGAGTGGCACCCAGAACAATCAGCAAAGCTCAACGGAATCTATACCTCATCATTAAGCTTGTTGTCAGCAGTTGCGGGTGCAATTGCGGTACCAATTGCAAAGTCGGTTGGTTGGCAATTTACGATTCAAATCTTCTCAATTCCAGCAGTCTTGGCATTTATTTGCTGGTTATTTGTAGGTAAGAAGCCAGAGTGGCACCCAACAAATAACAAAGATGTTGCTAAGGAAGACCGGCCAAAGCATTGGCAAAAGCCAGAAATTTGGATGCTGGCAATGTTTATGGGGATGCAGTCATTTATCTTTTATACTCTAGTTGCCTGGGTTCCAAGTGTGTTAACTTCTCACGGAATATCTGCTTCAGTGGCAGGACTCCTCTTTGGTGTTTTTCAGCTGGCAGGGGTACCGTTTGCGTACTTTGTACCGCGAGCAACTCAAAGTAAGACGGGATTAATTACCCTGATGACATTGCTATTCATCGGCTATTTATCAGGTATGGGGATTCTCACTTTCGGTGGGAGTAACGTCATTCTTCAAGTAATTGCCTGTGCCTTGATTGGAATCACTACTTCTGCTTCATTCTCACTTTCATTGACAATGATCTCAGTCATTTCAGATACGCCCCAAGACGCCGGGACAATTGGGGGAATGGTTCAAGCTGCTGGCTATTTACTGGCTAGTATCGGCCCCACACTTATTGGTGTTTTGGAAGGAACTTTTGGTGGTTGGACACCAGCAATGCTGATTTTAATGTCATTGTCGGTAATTACCATCGCAATCGGATTTGTAATGATTCGAGCCGTTGGTAGAAGGGTTTCTTAA
- a CDS encoding Dyp-type peroxidase, with translation MTVDIKRGQDVYKDAGENVIFATLNLKREDLDGDREVIQDFTDMSKSIINSMRIRDPKEHLAVAWGFSSNAWDYLFPKAPKPAELETFQEIKGPKYTAVSTPGDIFLHVRANSEAITYEIMDQFMKILRPIVTVEDETHGFRYIEGRAIIGFIDGTENPAGVESMDYTLIDDDQDPEFANGSYAFAQKYIHNMDAWDDLKTEDQEKAIGRHKFNDRELDDDEKLPNAHNVASKDEEGGVEHKIVRMNVPFADPAKNNKGTYFIGYSKTFSITKRMLTNMFTQSDRLLDFSTPVTGNLFFIPSVDTMDKIAEGEY, from the coding sequence ATGACTGTAGATATTAAACGTGGGCAGGATGTATACAAAGATGCCGGCGAAAATGTCATTTTTGCAACGTTAAATTTAAAGCGCGAGGATTTAGATGGCGATAGAGAAGTGATTCAAGACTTCACTGATATGTCGAAATCAATTATCAACAGTATGAGGATCAGGGATCCAAAGGAGCATTTAGCAGTTGCTTGGGGATTCTCATCAAATGCGTGGGATTACTTATTCCCAAAGGCACCAAAACCCGCAGAATTGGAAACTTTCCAAGAAATTAAGGGACCAAAGTACACTGCGGTTTCTACTCCAGGAGATATTTTCTTGCACGTTCGAGCAAACAGTGAAGCGATTACGTACGAAATTATGGATCAGTTCATGAAAATTTTGCGGCCAATCGTAACTGTTGAAGACGAAACTCACGGCTTTAGATACATTGAAGGTCGAGCAATTATTGGCTTTATTGATGGAACCGAAAATCCAGCTGGGGTTGAGTCGATGGACTATACCTTGATTGATGATGACCAAGACCCTGAGTTTGCGAATGGTTCTTACGCTTTTGCCCAAAAGTACATCCATAATATGGATGCTTGGGATGATCTGAAAACGGAGGATCAAGAAAAGGCGATTGGTAGGCACAAGTTTAACGACCGTGAATTAGACGATGACGAAAAATTGCCTAATGCCCATAACGTTGCTTCAAAAGATGAAGAGGGTGGAGTTGAACATAAAATTGTGCGGATGAACGTACCTTTTGCTGATCCGGCAAAGAATAATAAGGGAACCTACTTTATTGGTTACTCCAAAACGTTTTCAATTACGAAGCGGATGCTAACAAATATGTTTACGCAAAGCGATCGGCTGTTAGATTTTTCGACACCCGTAACGGGTAACCTCTTCTTCATTCCGTCTGTTGATACGATGGATAAGATTGCCGAGGGTGAATACTGA
- a CDS encoding CAP domain-containing protein, whose amino-acid sequence MKFSKLLVALGMLVGVGLAGVGSAHAQVASKRVTVQFKSTTGKNLQASRTFYLPNDGVSTVSGSDQLIKGYIPYDGGKTYTYKNCPRTLTIRYSKLSTVATKVGKYYMQQINAYRVTQGLAKLRGNSDLKRKATVRANELWIQTSHTRPNGESYNTKNSGYAEVMAVFPSCFHSVVGSGAYVEYRKSGTLDYKETAATASNELLTIDAQHRDTELNTWSKYSEVAFSFKPDGSGMMAQLFKL is encoded by the coding sequence ATGAAGTTCAGTAAGTTATTAGTTGCGTTGGGAATGCTTGTTGGCGTTGGACTCGCAGGAGTTGGTTCTGCTCACGCTCAAGTCGCTAGTAAGCGAGTTACAGTTCAGTTTAAAAGTACAACTGGAAAAAACCTTCAGGCGAGCCGCACATTTTATTTGCCGAACGATGGGGTCAGTACTGTTAGTGGCAGTGATCAGCTAATCAAGGGGTACATCCCGTATGATGGTGGCAAAACTTATACATATAAGAATTGTCCACGAACACTAACGATTCGTTACAGTAAGTTGAGTACTGTTGCCACAAAGGTTGGTAAATACTATATGCAACAGATCAATGCTTACCGAGTCACTCAAGGATTGGCTAAGCTCAGGGGCAACAGTGATTTGAAGAGGAAGGCGACAGTTCGCGCCAATGAACTATGGATTCAAACGAGTCATACCAGACCTAATGGTGAATCGTATAACACTAAAAACAGTGGTTATGCTGAGGTAATGGCAGTATTTCCAAGCTGTTTTCATTCAGTTGTTGGTTCTGGTGCCTACGTTGAATACCGAAAGTCTGGGACGCTTGATTACAAAGAAACTGCGGCAACGGCCAGCAATGAGTTGCTGACAATCGATGCTCAACACCGCGATACTGAATTGAACACGTGGTCCAAGTATAGTGAAGTTGCGTTCAGTTTTAAGCCGGATGGTTCGGGAATGATGGCACAGTTATTTAAACTTTAA
- a CDS encoding endonuclease/exonuclease/phosphatase family protein, whose amino-acid sequence MKKVIKWLLTIIVILVTIIAGYVAYVFLTYHRLPDNQELTVENRSSRELKPGKTYKAMTFNVGYGAYPHNYTFFMDGGYYSRAFSKKSVEQGMGAFVNAVKSENPDLMLFQEVDPDGDRSQHVNEVKWLTKNLPAYSHVYAQNYDSAYLFYPLTHPIGKAKSGIVTLTKTKINNSTRYKLPIDTNFSKFVDLDRAISVTRIPVKNGKQLALINVHLSAFTKNKKVMNAQLNKVFNRMKLEQRRGNYVIVGGDYNHDMLQNSPQVFHTTSKRLSWTHPFPVKKIPSEFTLVTKGLRKAGIPSVRNNNQPYRAGKTYVSFADGFMVSKNVIPQLIHVKNLHFAHSDHNPVVMTFKLADM is encoded by the coding sequence ATGAAAAAAGTAATTAAATGGCTATTAACAATTATCGTAATTTTGGTCACAATCATTGCAGGTTACGTTGCTTATGTATTTCTTACATATCATCGCTTACCTGACAATCAGGAGCTTACTGTAGAAAATCGGAGTAGCCGCGAGCTGAAACCCGGAAAAACTTATAAGGCGATGACCTTTAACGTGGGTTATGGTGCATACCCACATAACTACACGTTTTTTATGGATGGCGGATATTATTCGCGGGCGTTTAGTAAAAAAAGCGTTGAGCAGGGGATGGGGGCATTTGTGAATGCCGTTAAGTCTGAAAATCCTGACTTGATGTTATTCCAAGAAGTTGACCCTGACGGAGATCGTTCTCAGCATGTTAATGAAGTTAAGTGGCTGACCAAAAACCTGCCAGCATATTCTCATGTCTACGCTCAAAACTATGATTCGGCTTACTTATTTTATCCGCTTACCCACCCAATCGGGAAAGCTAAGTCAGGAATCGTGACACTGACAAAAACTAAAATCAATAATAGTACCCGCTATAAACTGCCAATTGATACTAATTTCAGTAAATTTGTTGATTTAGACCGAGCAATTTCTGTCACCCGAATCCCGGTCAAAAATGGTAAGCAACTGGCTTTGATTAACGTTCACTTATCCGCATTTACCAAGAATAAGAAAGTGATGAATGCCCAGCTGAATAAGGTGTTTAATCGAATGAAACTGGAACAACGACGTGGAAATTACGTAATTGTTGGTGGTGATTACAATCACGATATGCTGCAAAATAGTCCCCAAGTTTTCCACACAACTTCAAAGCGGTTGAGTTGGACGCATCCGTTTCCAGTAAAGAAAATTCCTTCTGAATTTACCTTAGTTACTAAAGGATTACGAAAGGCTGGAATTCCTTCAGTTAGGAATAATAATCAACCATACAGAGCTGGCAAAACGTACGTATCGTTTGCAGACGGTTTTATGGTTTCGAAAAATGTTATTCCACAGCTTATTCACGTGAAAAACTTGCACTTTGCTCATTCAGATCACAATCCAGTTGTGATGACGTTTAAGCTGGCTGACATGTGA
- a CDS encoding heavy metal-binding domain-containing protein, protein MAENFIVTTTENIPGKEYEVIGEVFGLTTQSKNVVRNIGAGLKNIVGGEIKDYTKMLEEARDTAVDRLKENAKSMGADAVVMMRFDSGSISTDMQSVAAYGTAVKFK, encoded by the coding sequence ATGGCTGAAAACTTTATTGTCACCACCACTGAAAATATTCCAGGTAAGGAATACGAAGTAATTGGCGAGGTATTTGGGTTAACAACTCAATCAAAAAACGTTGTAAGAAATATCGGCGCTGGTTTAAAGAACATTGTCGGCGGGGAAATCAAAGATTACACCAAGATGCTTGAAGAAGCTCGAGATACCGCAGTTGACCGCCTAAAAGAAAATGCTAAGTCAATGGGAGCAGACGCAGTTGTCATGATGCGTTTTGACTCAGGATCAATTAGTACGGATATGCAGTCTGTGGCTGCGTATGGGACAGCAGTTAAGTTTAAATAA
- a CDS encoding GNAT family N-acetyltransferase gives MRIADPDERAVQEYLNMGDVFVLVANDDINDIIAVALMIYEARGRVELKNLVVRPKYQRQGYGGTLIDMLIDYYKKKNLDEIVVGTANSSFGNLEFYHQKGFTTFGVKEGFFDLYPEPIFENGIQAHDMIMLIRKIDDEN, from the coding sequence TTGCGAATTGCTGATCCAGATGAGAGAGCAGTTCAAGAGTATTTAAATATGGGTGATGTGTTTGTACTAGTGGCAAATGACGATATTAATGATATAATTGCGGTCGCTTTGATGATATATGAAGCTCGTGGTAGGGTTGAGTTGAAAAATTTGGTTGTCAGACCTAAATACCAAAGACAAGGATATGGCGGTACGCTCATTGATATGTTGATTGATTATTATAAAAAGAAAAATCTGGATGAGATTGTTGTCGGTACTGCCAACTCAAGTTTTGGCAACCTTGAATTTTATCATCAAAAGGGATTTACAACGTTTGGGGTTAAAGAAGGATTTTTTGACCTGTATCCTGAACCGATTTTTGAGAATGGTATTCAGGCACACGATATGATTATGTTAATAAGGAAGATTGACGATGAAAATTGA
- the crcB gene encoding fluoride efflux transporter CrcB: MIQYLLIGIGAAIGAVARYDFTKLVNNHKMTGFPTATLVINWLGALLLGILTARLISQPNWLVFLGIGLCGGFTTFSTMANECLSLLQEKAYLTFAWYLGLTLVGGISLAALGFLV; the protein is encoded by the coding sequence ATGATTCAATATTTATTAATTGGGATTGGGGCCGCAATTGGGGCTGTTGCCAGGTATGACTTCACCAAACTCGTCAATAACCATAAAATGACAGGCTTTCCAACTGCAACACTTGTAATCAACTGGTTGGGAGCCCTGCTTCTAGGAATCTTAACCGCCAGACTTATTAGTCAACCTAATTGGCTGGTATTCCTCGGCATCGGCCTCTGTGGTGGCTTCACCACCTTTTCTACCATGGCAAATGAGTGTTTAAGCTTGCTACAAGAAAAAGCTTACTTAACCTTTGCTTGGTATCTAGGTCTAACCCTTGTAGGTGGTATTAGTCTGGCTGCACTTGGTTTTTTGGTCTAA
- a CDS encoding homoserine O-acetyltransferase/O-succinyltransferase family protein: MTANAINGLLRADGKWQANDLDNPQQILVLNLMPTKRTTERQFLSTFDYLDHDVEITFLYPKTHSFKTVSGEKISRCYCCLSDIADKHYDGLIITGAPVEKLRFGQVDYFNELKEIIAWAHSHVTEILCECWAAQAVLNIENGVSKKLLDKKLFGIYCADEVVKSCLTAGLSAGAGLTMPQSRHTEITGFEDIVDLKVLASSKVAGPCILRNDDLNETFVTGHPEYSLETLLIEYHRDLNKHLPIKRPENYFVGIDEEEINYSWRQTSLQLYNNWLNLITQTQKVGINNERRKVSI, encoded by the coding sequence ATGACAGCGAACGCAATCAATGGTTTATTACGAGCAGATGGAAAGTGGCAAGCAAATGATTTAGATAATCCCCAACAAATTTTGGTGTTGAATTTGATGCCAACCAAACGAACAACGGAGCGGCAGTTCCTATCAACGTTTGATTATCTTGATCATGATGTGGAAATCACGTTCTTATACCCCAAGACCCACAGCTTTAAAACGGTGTCTGGTGAGAAAATCAGCCGATGTTATTGTTGCCTCAGTGACATCGCTGATAAGCACTATGATGGCCTAATTATCACGGGTGCACCGGTGGAAAAGCTCCGATTTGGTCAGGTTGATTACTTCAACGAGTTAAAAGAAATTATTGCGTGGGCGCACAGTCACGTAACGGAAATTTTATGTGAATGTTGGGCAGCCCAGGCTGTTTTGAACATTGAAAATGGGGTATCTAAGAAATTACTTGATAAGAAGCTGTTTGGAATTTACTGTGCGGACGAAGTAGTAAAGAGTTGCCTAACTGCCGGTCTTAGCGCTGGAGCTGGCCTCACAATGCCACAGTCGCGGCATACAGAAATCACCGGATTTGAAGACATTGTTGATTTGAAAGTATTGGCAAGTTCCAAGGTAGCAGGTCCGTGTATTTTAAGAAATGATGACTTGAACGAAACTTTCGTAACGGGTCATCCGGAATATTCATTGGAAACCTTGTTGATTGAATATCATCGAGACTTAAATAAGCACTTGCCAATTAAACGACCAGAGAACTACTTTGTTGGGATAGATGAGGAAGAAATCAATTATTCATGGCGACAAACAAGCCTTCAGTTATACAACAACTGGTTAAACTTAATTACTCAAACACAGAAAGTGGGAATTAATAATGAGCGAAGAAAAGTATCAATTTGA
- a CDS encoding FAD-dependent oxidoreductase — MKIAVIGCTHAGTFAIKTVLAEHPDAEVTVYERNDNISFLSCGIALYLGGEVKDPQGLFYSSPDELAKLGANVKMKHSVESVDPDKKEITVKNLEDNSEFTDTYDKLIATNGSWPVIPPIPGVDNKNVYLCKNYGHAKTLFEKAKDAKRIIVIGAGYIGAELAEAYSKSGHEVTLLDGADRVMPKYFDSEFTDVIEKDFRDNGVTLGLGELVQEISGDDVATVKTDKNTYEADLVVLCVGFRPNTDLFKGQLDMTDNGALITNDYMQTSNPDIYAAGDSVAVHYNPTHGMAYIPLATNAVRQGILVGKNIETPTVKYMGTQSSSGLKLYDKIMVSTGLTLSAANQAGINAERVIVKDNYRPEFMPTTEEVLMSLVFDKDSRKILGGSLLSTYDVSQSANTLSVCIQNENTIDDLTMVDMLFQPQFDRPFNYLNILAQAAQEKAAK; from the coding sequence ATGAAAATTGCTGTAATTGGTTGTACCCACGCAGGTACATTTGCCATCAAAACTGTTTTAGCTGAACATCCAGATGCAGAGGTAACCGTATACGAAAGAAATGACAACATTTCTTTTCTCTCTTGTGGGATTGCTCTTTACCTTGGCGGAGAAGTTAAGGATCCGCAAGGATTATTCTACTCAAGTCCAGACGAACTTGCCAAGTTAGGTGCCAACGTTAAGATGAAGCATTCAGTTGAGAGTGTTGACCCTGACAAGAAAGAAATCACCGTTAAGAACCTTGAAGATAACTCTGAATTTACAGACACATACGACAAACTGATTGCTACCAACGGCTCATGGCCAGTAATCCCACCAATTCCTGGCGTAGACAACAAAAATGTTTACCTTTGCAAAAACTACGGTCATGCAAAGACGCTATTTGAAAAGGCAAAGGACGCTAAGCGCATCATCGTCATTGGTGCTGGTTACATTGGTGCCGAACTTGCCGAAGCTTACAGCAAGAGTGGCCACGAAGTTACCCTACTAGACGGTGCTGACCGTGTAATGCCTAAATACTTTGACAGCGAGTTCACAGATGTCATTGAAAAGGACTTCCGCGATAATGGCGTTACCCTCGGACTAGGCGAATTGGTTCAAGAAATTTCTGGTGATGACGTTGCCACAGTTAAAACTGATAAAAACACCTACGAAGCCGATCTAGTTGTTCTTTGTGTTGGTTTCAGACCAAACACTGACCTGTTTAAGGGGCAATTGGACATGACCGACAACGGAGCTTTGATTACTAACGATTACATGCAAACATCAAATCCTGACATCTATGCCGCTGGCGATAGCGTTGCAGTTCACTACAACCCAACGCACGGCATGGCATACATCCCATTGGCAACTAACGCAGTTCGTCAAGGAATCCTAGTTGGTAAAAACATTGAAACTCCAACTGTCAAATACATGGGAACTCAGTCATCATCTGGTTTGAAGTTATACGATAAAATCATGGTCTCAACTGGTTTGACATTGTCTGCTGCTAACCAAGCTGGAATCAATGCTGAGAGAGTTATTGTTAAGGATAACTACCGTCCCGAATTTATGCCAACGACTGAAGAAGTGCTGATGTCGCTTGTGTTTGATAAGGATAGTCGTAAGATTCTTGGTGGTTCCCTATTAAGTACTTACGATGTTTCTCAATCAGCTAACACTTTATCAGTATGTATCCAAAACGAAAACACAATTGACGATTTAACAATGGTTGATATGCTTTTCCAACCACAATTTGACCGTCCATTCAATTACCTAAATATCTTGGCTCAAGCAGCGCAAGAAAAGGCAGCTAAATAA
- a CDS encoding fluoride efflux transporter FluC gives MDELLIAIFAILGGMARFGVDAIIPTTTFPLATVIINLIGCFVLALINNTLAVSERFPAQLTLALGTGMIGAFTTFSTFTVEIIKLLQSHEVVTAGMYLLVSIIGGIFLAYLGSILGKKITTLKAGGNHR, from the coding sequence ATGGACGAATTATTAATTGCCATTTTTGCGATCTTAGGGGGTATGGCTCGTTTTGGAGTTGATGCCATCATCCCCACCACCACTTTCCCCCTCGCAACCGTGATAATCAACTTAATTGGTTGTTTTGTACTGGCACTAATCAATAACACCCTAGCGGTATCTGAAAGATTTCCAGCTCAATTGACATTGGCCCTAGGAACAGGAATGATTGGTGCATTCACTACCTTTTCAACTTTCACTGTGGAAATTATCAAGTTACTTCAATCTCACGAAGTTGTCACCGCCGGAATGTACTTATTGGTTAGCATCATAGGGGGAATTTTTCTAGCATACCTTGGTAGTATATTAGGCAAAAAAATTACCACCCTAAAAGCGGGAGGTAATCATAGATGA
- a CDS encoding O-acetylhomoserine aminocarboxypropyltransferase/cysteine synthase family protein encodes MSEEKYQFETLQVHAGQTVDETGSRAVPIYQTTSYVFDSPEQAAGRFGLTDPGNIYTRLTNPTTDVVDKRVAALENGTAGVTLATGSAAIASAIINIAGKGDEIVAASTLYGGTFDLFNVTFPNLGITTHFVDPDNPENFEAPINEHTKALYVESIGNPGINLVDFEKIAEIAHRHGIILIVDNTFGTPYLVKPLDHGADVVIHSATKFIGGHGTTMGGVIVENGKFDWKASGRYPGFTEPNAQYDGLVFADLGDAAFTTKVRAESLRDLGATISPFNSFLLLQGLESLSLRVERHVENTKKIVEFLDNHPKVAWINYPSLQTSKYHDLATKYFPKGVGSIFTLGLTGGEQAGKQLIENLDLFSLLANVADAKSLIIHPASTTHAQLNKEELKQAGVTPDLIRISVGIENADDLIADLSQALDKI; translated from the coding sequence ATGAGCGAAGAAAAGTATCAATTTGAAACGTTACAAGTTCACGCAGGCCAAACCGTAGATGAAACTGGCTCTCGGGCAGTCCCAATTTACCAAACAACTTCATATGTATTCGACAGTCCAGAACAAGCGGCTGGCAGGTTTGGATTAACAGATCCAGGTAACATCTACACTCGGCTTACTAATCCGACTACAGATGTTGTTGATAAACGGGTGGCTGCTTTAGAAAATGGAACTGCAGGTGTGACCCTGGCGACCGGATCTGCCGCAATTGCGTCAGCCATTATCAACATTGCTGGTAAGGGCGATGAAATCGTTGCTGCTAGTACTTTGTACGGAGGGACGTTTGACCTCTTCAACGTAACCTTCCCAAATTTGGGAATTACGACCCACTTTGTTGACCCAGACAATCCTGAAAACTTTGAGGCCCCAATCAATGAACATACCAAAGCTCTTTATGTGGAAAGTATTGGTAATCCTGGAATCAATCTAGTCGATTTTGAAAAGATTGCTGAGATTGCCCATAGGCACGGCATTATTTTGATTGTTGATAATACTTTTGGAACACCATACCTAGTAAAACCATTGGATCACGGCGCTGATGTAGTGATTCATTCAGCCACAAAATTTATTGGTGGTCATGGAACAACGATGGGTGGGGTAATCGTTGAAAATGGTAAGTTCGATTGGAAAGCAAGCGGTCGCTATCCAGGCTTCACTGAGCCTAACGCTCAGTATGATGGCTTGGTGTTTGCGGATTTGGGGGATGCCGCATTTACGACCAAGGTGCGTGCAGAGTCGCTTAGAGATTTAGGTGCAACAATTAGCCCATTTAATTCGTTTTTACTTCTTCAGGGGCTGGAATCGCTGTCCCTGAGGGTTGAACGCCACGTAGAAAATACTAAAAAGATCGTGGAATTTTTAGACAATCATCCTAAGGTTGCTTGGATTAACTATCCGTCATTACAAACAAGTAAATACCATGATTTAGCAACCAAGTACTTTCCAAAGGGTGTTGGTTCAATCTTTACCCTTGGATTAACTGGTGGGGAGCAGGCAGGCAAACAATTGATCGAGAATTTAGATTTATTTTCGCTGTTGGCCAATGTCGCGGATGCTAAGTCATTAATCATTCATCCGGCATCAACTACCCATGCCCAGCTGAATAAGGAAGAACTAAAACAGGCAGGAGTAACTCCTGACCTAATCAGAATCTCTGTTGGAATTGAGAATGCGGATGATTTGATTGCTGATTTGAGTCAGGCACTGGATAAGATTTAG
- a CDS encoding CBS and ACT domain-containing protein, whose protein sequence is MSVADFMTRGVKTVSPDTKINVAVSTMKESGIHRLPVVDNGQVVGIITQRDIERTTPSKATSLSIYEMNYLLNQMTVADAMTKDVKTVNQNESLEDAIYVMRQHQIGVLPVMDNGELVGIITNNDILDAFLDVTDYKEDGTVVQVFVEKDRPGVIFEIGEITANSGVNIQTLMVTHQGTTKVVEIHVDKADVSVADKLVQAGFKAQEADHYKERVKN, encoded by the coding sequence ATGAGCGTAGCGGATTTTATGACTAGGGGCGTTAAAACAGTGTCACCTGACACCAAGATCAACGTCGCTGTTAGTACAATGAAGGAAAGCGGAATTCACAGATTGCCAGTAGTGGATAATGGCCAGGTAGTTGGAATTATCACGCAACGAGATATCGAGCGGACTACGCCATCAAAGGCAACTAGTCTATCAATTTATGAAATGAATTACCTACTAAACCAGATGACTGTGGCAGATGCGATGACTAAGGATGTCAAAACAGTAAATCAAAATGAGTCTTTAGAGGATGCCATCTATGTGATGCGGCAGCACCAAATCGGCGTTTTACCAGTAATGGATAATGGTGAATTAGTTGGGATTATCACCAATAATGATATCTTAGATGCGTTTTTGGATGTTACTGACTACAAAGAGGATGGTACTGTTGTTCAGGTCTTTGTTGAGAAGGATCGGCCGGGGGTCATCTTTGAAATTGGTGAGATCACGGCCAATAGTGGTGTCAACATTCAAACCTTAATGGTTACTCATCAAGGAACAACTAAGGTAGTAGAAATTCATGTAGATAAGGCAGATGTTTCGGTTGCAGATAAACTGGTACAGGCGGGTTTTAAAGCACAAGAGGCAGACCATTATAAAGAAAGAGTCAAAAATTAG
- a CDS encoding GNAT family N-acetyltransferase encodes MSLELKPINRRSADFPKVKQLFSQAFPKDEQVPMWYLLFKARRQNVDFFGLYDNQRWVGLTYTITHQKVTYVFFLAIDPNNRSQGYGSQALAAVKARYPGNKIGLVIEEVKKAAANYEQRLRRKQFYQKNGFAETDFTLTEGKTDYEFMSTNGVISPFEYMGLMRDYGGTVLQWYIKTKIHVRPKNQVQPD; translated from the coding sequence ATGAGTCTTGAATTAAAGCCAATTAACCGCCGCTCAGCGGATTTTCCCAAGGTAAAGCAGCTATTTAGCCAAGCCTTTCCGAAGGATGAACAGGTTCCAATGTGGTACTTGTTGTTCAAGGCAAGACGACAAAACGTTGACTTCTTTGGACTTTACGACAATCAACGCTGGGTTGGCCTTACCTATACAATCACCCATCAAAAAGTTACTTACGTCTTTTTCCTAGCGATTGATCCAAATAATCGCTCCCAAGGATACGGTAGTCAGGCCTTAGCAGCAGTTAAGGCGAGGTATCCTGGTAACAAGATTGGCCTAGTTATTGAAGAAGTAAAAAAAGCCGCTGCCAACTATGAGCAACGACTTAGACGTAAGCAGTTTTACCAGAAGAACGGGTTTGCGGAGACTGATTTCACGTTGACTGAGGGAAAAACTGACTATGAATTTATGAGTACGAATGGTGTCATTTCACCATTTGAATACATGGGTTTGATGCGTGACTATGGTGGCACGGTTTTGCAGTGGTACATTAAGACTAAAATTCACGTTAGACCAAAAAACCAAGTGCAGCCAGACTAA